From the Nodularia sp. NIES-3585 genome, one window contains:
- a CDS encoding L-lactate dehydrogenase, translating to MFSENLFTSSSEEKFLSPLIRRPRKGVIVGAGHVGMACAYSLLIQNILDEMVIVDINQQKLEGEVMDLNHGLSFVEPTLVRAGTLADGENADIVIITAGANQKPGESYLDLVNRNVEIFQTLIPEVVKFCSTAILLIITNPVDIMTYVSLKFSGLPNSSVIGSGTVLDTARFRYLLSEHLQVDPRSLHAYIIGEYGDSEVPVWSKLNISGMHLLSEQLEAGKQIDPQLQEIAAQVKNAAYEIIQRKGATSYAIGLGVAQIAQSILRNQNRVLTVSSLINNIHGIQDVCLSLPAVINRQGVMRVLNISLNQTELQQLQTSSKILRQTIDQLNI from the coding sequence ATGTTTTCTGAAAACCTATTTACATCTTCATCAGAGGAAAAATTTCTTTCCCCTCTGATCCGCCGACCGCGTAAAGGCGTAATTGTTGGTGCCGGTCATGTAGGGATGGCTTGTGCTTATTCACTGCTAATCCAAAATATTTTAGATGAAATGGTAATTGTTGATATCAATCAACAGAAATTAGAAGGGGAAGTCATGGATTTAAATCATGGACTATCCTTTGTTGAACCAACATTAGTTAGGGCTGGGACTTTAGCTGATGGTGAAAATGCAGATATTGTCATTATCACTGCTGGAGCCAACCAGAAGCCAGGAGAAAGTTATTTAGATTTAGTAAATAGAAATGTAGAAATTTTTCAAACCTTAATTCCAGAAGTTGTTAAATTTTGCTCAACAGCGATTTTGTTGATTATTACTAATCCAGTAGACATCATGACTTATGTCTCTCTCAAATTCTCTGGATTGCCTAATTCTAGTGTCATTGGTTCGGGAACAGTCCTAGATACTGCACGTTTCCGTTATTTATTATCTGAACACTTACAAGTTGACCCGCGTAGTTTGCACGCCTACATTATTGGGGAATACGGTGATAGTGAAGTTCCTGTTTGGAGCAAGCTAAATATATCTGGAATGCATCTTCTAAGTGAACAGTTGGAAGCAGGCAAACAAATAGATCCGCAATTACAAGAAATTGCTGCCCAAGTTAAGAATGCTGCCTACGAAATTATCCAGCGTAAAGGAGCAACTTCCTATGCAATTGGTTTGGGAGTAGCTCAAATTGCACAGTCAATTTTACGTAATCAAAACCGAGTTTTAACTGTCAGCAGCCTGATCAATAATATTCATGGTATTCAAGATGTATGTTTGAGTCTACCTGCTGTAATTAACCGTCAGGGCGTGATGAGAGTTTTGAATATCTCGTTGAATCAAACTGAATTACAACAGTTACAAACTTCTAGTAAAATTCTCCGCCAAACCATTGATCAACTGAATATTTAG
- a CDS encoding CoA-binding protein, which translates to MNLTPDSKVLIQGFCEFITATHIAQMKAYGTNLVAGVNPGCGGQQRYNLPVFDLVEEVVAKFGAIDTTIICVHPYQVLDAALEAIACNISQIIIMTGGVPPLDMVKLLRKAQAGETLIVGPNSPGIIVPGKILLGSQPSELYTPGSVGIVSRSSTLTYEVAWELTKAGLGQSISVSIGSDAIVGSSFLQWLQILDEDETTEVILLVGQPGGDSEEAAARYITEAIDKPVIAYIAGRHAPLARNWRQSGTLATVIGRDPNFGTAQSKLAAFKEAKVPVAERPSLIPELVKKGIKSVRKNH; encoded by the coding sequence ATGAACTTAACACCAGACAGCAAAGTATTAATCCAAGGCTTTTGTGAATTTATCACAGCAACTCATATTGCTCAAATGAAAGCTTATGGTACAAATTTGGTTGCTGGTGTCAATCCTGGATGTGGTGGACAGCAGCGCTACAATCTGCCAGTATTCGATTTGGTGGAAGAGGTGGTGGCAAAATTTGGAGCAATTGACACAACGATTATCTGCGTACACCCATACCAAGTTTTAGATGCAGCATTAGAAGCGATCGCCTGTAATATCAGCCAGATTATCATCATGACTGGGGGCGTACCACCGTTGGATATGGTGAAATTATTGCGGAAAGCCCAAGCAGGTGAAACTCTGATAGTAGGGCCTAACAGTCCAGGAATTATTGTACCGGGAAAAATTCTTTTAGGTAGTCAGCCAAGCGAATTATATACACCTGGATCTGTGGGGATTGTTAGCCGCAGCAGTACCCTAACTTATGAAGTGGCGTGGGAATTAACCAAAGCCGGTTTAGGGCAGTCAATTAGTGTCAGTATTGGTAGTGATGCGATCGTTGGTTCATCATTTCTGCAATGGCTGCAAATTCTCGATGAAGATGAAACCACAGAGGTGATACTTTTAGTCGGTCAACCCGGCGGTGATAGTGAAGAAGCCGCAGCGCGATACATTACTGAAGCAATTGATAAACCAGTAATTGCCTATATTGCCGGTAGACACGCACCACTAGCAAGAAATTGGCGACAAAGTGGGACTTTGGCTACAGTTATCGGACGTGACCCTAATTTTGGCACAGCACAAAGTAAATTAGCTGCGTTTAAAGAAGCAAAAGTTCCCGTCGCTGAACGTCCTTCACTAATTCCAGAATTAGTAAAAAAGGGAATTAAATCAGTTAGAAAAAATCACTAA
- a CDS encoding tetratricopeptide repeat protein, with protein sequence MSESLPIRDSYLAFIDEIIESTLKGKISSVEMVYQMLQKNIISGTGEVFELVLSDRLSNIQSQVDGETDELKQAKANRKLRAIKTIQSQWQRYSQQNQATEAIASAVREITTASTDERLTIFLRVIDPNQKHPPNTQQLQQLAKGLQQFAQVDGDLQEISQGITRGLSTWQGLQDHLVSWLYEKNQQLGFGGVPGESGPWATWAKQVKSNVPQSLLRAFAMGESAIEFAEKQSSISLSDWVEVALMLQYLQRGLVNWFDQQAYNVQAGSKLSISTFLTFAVIWSQLASGFQSRAAYSNGCSQIMLQILRTFAQRPYFPLYGGIFASFAGNSLRDALDYLDEPLRRVEGTQEKARILTLLGYSQRALGQYQRSINFHQQALEIARNAGDRPCELANLNHLSRTYVQEKNYPEAINNSQRALMLSRQAGERTAEANALVNLGYSEVMQAQKLEQVETEVYESAINYLEQGLKLSEQLGDIQSKALCFNSLGIAYLVIGQSAAAIPYLENGFKTAQVSGDLYLQGRNLAYLSEAYYNLQNSEKAIYTGGLGMYLLEQIASNEWRQSAGLLTILQGQIGAEAFQTLLQQHRPKMIAIIGVDGYDYIPKLLEIYKESM encoded by the coding sequence GTGTCTGAATCTTTGCCAATCCGCGATAGCTATCTTGCTTTCATTGATGAAATTATTGAATCCACTCTCAAGGGCAAAATTAGCTCTGTAGAGATGGTGTATCAAATGCTGCAAAAAAATATTATTTCAGGGACGGGGGAAGTCTTTGAATTAGTTTTGAGCGATCGCCTCAGTAACATTCAAAGCCAAGTAGATGGTGAAACCGATGAACTCAAGCAAGCCAAAGCCAACCGGAAATTAAGAGCGATTAAGACCATTCAAAGCCAATGGCAAAGATATTCGCAGCAAAATCAAGCTACAGAAGCGATCGCCTCAGCAGTTAGAGAAATTACTACAGCTTCTACAGATGAACGTCTGACTATATTTTTACGAGTTATCGACCCCAATCAGAAGCACCCACCAAATACACAACAACTACAACAGTTAGCCAAAGGTTTACAACAATTTGCTCAAGTAGATGGTGATTTACAGGAAATATCCCAGGGAATTACCCGTGGTTTAAGCACTTGGCAAGGACTACAAGACCACTTAGTAAGCTGGTTGTATGAGAAAAATCAACAATTGGGTTTTGGTGGCGTTCCCGGCGAAAGTGGCCCCTGGGCAACTTGGGCAAAACAAGTAAAAAGTAATGTTCCCCAATCCCTGCTTCGCGCCTTCGCAATGGGAGAATCCGCTATTGAATTTGCCGAAAAACAAAGCAGTATTAGTCTGAGTGACTGGGTAGAAGTAGCATTAATGTTACAGTACCTGCAACGGGGTTTAGTCAACTGGTTTGACCAACAAGCCTACAATGTCCAAGCCGGTTCAAAATTGTCAATTTCCACTTTCTTGACCTTTGCAGTAATTTGGAGTCAGTTAGCCAGTGGTTTTCAAAGTAGAGCCGCATACAGTAATGGCTGTTCTCAAATTATGCTCCAAATTTTACGCACCTTTGCCCAGCGTCCATATTTTCCCTTGTACGGTGGTATTTTCGCATCTTTTGCCGGCAACTCTTTACGGGATGCTTTAGATTATCTCGATGAACCATTGCGACGAGTTGAGGGAACCCAGGAAAAAGCCAGAATTCTCACCCTTTTAGGCTATTCACAACGAGCCTTAGGACAATATCAGCGTTCTATCAACTTTCATCAGCAAGCTTTGGAGATAGCGAGAAATGCAGGCGATCGCCCCTGTGAACTAGCTAATCTCAACCACCTCAGCCGCACTTATGTACAAGAAAAGAATTATCCTGAGGCGATAAATAATAGTCAACGGGCATTAATGCTGAGTCGTCAAGCCGGAGAACGCACAGCCGAAGCCAATGCCTTGGTAAACTTAGGTTACAGCGAAGTTATGCAGGCGCAGAAGCTGGAACAAGTAGAAACAGAAGTCTATGAATCAGCTATTAACTATTTAGAACAAGGGCTAAAATTATCAGAACAATTAGGAGATATTCAAAGTAAAGCTTTATGTTTTAATAGTTTAGGTATTGCCTATTTAGTTATAGGTCAATCAGCAGCGGCAATTCCCTATTTAGAAAATGGTTTTAAAACAGCCCAAGTATCCGGAGATTTATATCTTCAAGGGCGAAATTTAGCTTATTTATCCGAAGCTTATTATAATTTACAAAATTCCGAAAAAGCTATTTATACAGGTGGTTTAGGAATGTATCTGCTAGAGCAAATTGCTTCTAATGAATGGCGACAATCAGCAGGTTTACTAACCATTTTACAAGGACAAATAGGAGCAGAAGCTTTCCAAACTTTATTACAACAACATCGCCCGAAAATGATTGCGATTATTGGTGTAGATGGATATGATTACATTCCCAAATTGTTGGAAATTTACAAAGAAAGTATGTAA
- the fetB gene encoding iron export ABC transporter permease subunit FetB, protein MQDLIKLDFVDLAIAVGLMAIAIGLSAWEKLGLELNLAIATGRTILQLLVLGYVLDFIFALNNVWGVLAILAVILTFAAIVAKNRISTKIPQVLALVWGAILISTAVTVIYANFLIIQPDRWYEPRYIIPLAGIVLGNAMNAAAIAGERLVSTMNSQTVEIETHLSLGATPQQAVSQYRKEAIRAAFLPTLNQMMLIGMVAIPGITTGQLIAGIRPIDAVSYEILIIFMVAASNLLTTILVTRGLYRQFFNSAAQLVR, encoded by the coding sequence ATGCAGGATTTAATCAAGCTGGATTTTGTTGATTTAGCTATTGCTGTGGGATTGATGGCGATCGCCATTGGTTTATCTGCCTGGGAAAAATTAGGACTAGAATTAAACTTAGCGATCGCTACCGGCAGAACCATCTTACAACTACTCGTATTAGGATACGTTTTAGACTTCATCTTTGCTTTGAACAATGTTTGGGGAGTGTTGGCGATTTTAGCAGTAATCTTGACCTTTGCAGCCATTGTTGCCAAAAATCGTATCAGTACCAAAATTCCCCAAGTTTTAGCCTTGGTATGGGGAGCAATTTTAATTAGTACTGCTGTGACAGTTATTTATGCAAACTTTTTAATTATTCAACCGGACAGATGGTACGAACCCCGTTATATAATTCCCTTAGCCGGGATAGTATTAGGTAATGCCATGAATGCAGCTGCGATCGCTGGAGAGCGTCTTGTGAGTACGATGAACTCCCAGACTGTAGAAATAGAAACACACTTGAGCTTAGGTGCAACTCCCCAGCAAGCAGTCAGCCAGTACCGCAAAGAAGCCATCAGAGCCGCATTTCTCCCCACTCTCAATCAAATGATGTTGATAGGTATGGTAGCTATTCCCGGAATTACCACAGGACAGTTAATCGCCGGAATTAGACCTATTGATGCTGTTTCCTACGAAATTTTAATTATCTTCATGGTTGCGGCTTCCAACTTGCTGACAACTATATTAGTCACGAGAGGATTGTACCGTCAGTTCTTTAATTCCGCCGCCCAGTTGGTGAGATGA
- a CDS encoding universal stress protein gives MFEQILICTDFSDGLHRLSQFTSSLKLAGIKQIVFLHVVPLWEKGIIPQVDSEKIEQAQTQLAKAIEQSPTDVEVKIEVQSGKPVETILKVAQVYKSRLIILGSPTRSTLTEKLVGSTMAELSRQTKIPLLVVRPQLLCAYTSEELTLRCQHLFRSLLIPYNDGQVSHYLLQQVKELAQKQSNSYLQQCQICWVVENTTSKERLRKIPPQEVHETLSQIKAELEELNLQVETEVREGNSVTQVLETAVMADISAIAVSSGTIGKLQEWLVSSFAAEVLRQSWYPVLFFPFSD, from the coding sequence ATGTTTGAACAAATTTTAATTTGCACAGATTTTTCTGACGGATTACATCGTCTATCACAGTTTACTTCGAGTTTGAAGCTAGCAGGAATAAAGCAAATTGTTTTTCTGCACGTTGTGCCGTTATGGGAGAAAGGTATTATTCCCCAAGTGGATAGTGAAAAAATAGAACAAGCTCAAACCCAACTGGCAAAAGCTATAGAGCAAAGTCCGACTGATGTAGAAGTAAAAATAGAAGTTCAATCAGGCAAGCCAGTTGAGACAATCTTAAAGGTCGCCCAAGTTTATAAATCCAGACTGATTATACTGGGTTCTCCCACTCGCAGCACCCTGACTGAGAAACTAGTCGGTAGTACCATGGCTGAATTATCCCGCCAAACCAAGATTCCTCTACTAGTAGTGCGTCCTCAGTTACTCTGTGCTTATACTTCAGAAGAATTAACATTGCGTTGCCAGCATCTTTTTCGCTCTTTGCTAATTCCCTATAACGATGGTCAAGTTTCCCATTATCTGTTGCAACAGGTTAAAGAGTTAGCGCAAAAACAGTCTAATAGCTATCTCCAACAATGTCAGATTTGTTGGGTTGTAGAGAATACAACTTCTAAAGAAAGACTCAGAAAAATCCCACCACAGGAGGTTCACGAAACCTTGTCTCAGATTAAAGCTGAGTTGGAAGAGCTAAATTTACAAGTGGAGACAGAAGTTAGGGAAGGAAACTCTGTTACCCAGGTTTTAGAAACAGCTGTCATGGCTGATATTAGCGCGATCGCAGTGTCTTCAGGAACAATAGGTAAACTCCAAGAATGGTTAGTTTCCAGTTTTGCGGCAGAAGTATTACGTCAAAGCTGGTATCCTGTACTCTTTTTCCCTTTCTCAGATTAA
- a CDS encoding DUF561 domain-containing protein, whose translation MTMHSLLQRAFTDCSVLKVISGLNNFDRDRVAATIKAAELGGATFVDIAADAALVQMAKKLINLPVCVSAVEPEKFVQAVNAGADLIEIGNFDSFYAQGRKFEAEEVLALTHQTRALLPKITLSVTVPHILELDQQVQLAEELVKAGADIIQTEGGTSSHPAHPGTLGLIEKASPTLAAAYEIARAVSVPVLCASGISSVTAPLAIASGASGVGVGSAINQLNSEVAMIAAVRGLVEALAIANSRAIV comes from the coding sequence ATGACAATGCATTCTCTTCTCCAACGTGCATTTACTGACTGTAGCGTTCTAAAAGTGATTAGCGGCTTGAACAACTTTGATCGCGATCGCGTGGCTGCTACGATTAAAGCTGCTGAACTGGGTGGTGCTACTTTTGTCGATATCGCCGCCGATGCTGCTTTGGTGCAGATGGCGAAAAAGTTGATAAATTTACCAGTTTGTGTATCAGCGGTAGAACCAGAAAAGTTTGTCCAAGCTGTCAACGCTGGTGCAGATTTAATTGAAATCGGTAACTTTGATAGTTTTTATGCCCAAGGACGCAAATTTGAAGCAGAGGAGGTTTTAGCCCTAACTCACCAAACCCGTGCCTTGCTGCCAAAAATCACCCTATCTGTGACAGTTCCTCACATCCTGGAACTAGATCAACAGGTACAACTAGCGGAAGAACTGGTAAAAGCTGGAGCCGATATTATTCAAACCGAAGGCGGTACTAGCAGCCATCCAGCACACCCTGGAACCTTGGGATTAATTGAAAAAGCCTCCCCCACCTTAGCAGCAGCTTATGAAATTGCTCGTGCAGTCTCCGTACCTGTACTGTGTGCTTCTGGTATTTCTAGCGTCACCGCACCTCTAGCGATCGCCTCTGGTGCATCTGGCGTTGGTGTTGGTTCGGCGATTAATCAACTCAACAGCGAAGTAGCCATGATTGCGGCTGTGCGGGGCTTAGTTGAAGCTTTAGCCATTGCTAACAGCCGAGCGATAGTTTAA
- a CDS encoding transposase: MAKPADVSTKRLISLAPDNWVRWVTQIPDLVASEILNSEFQWISRESDVLIRVQNPQGEEFLVLNELQLRYTSKMPRRMRAYAGLAEEKYDLPTYPVLINILKSTNAEIPTTYTSNVAGLQVRQDYRVINLWEVDVNIAFQQPLPSLLPFVPILKGGEDESTIREALQILRANEQLNQLETVLAFFATFVLETALVQEIMRWDMAVLHESPWYQEILREGEARGETRGQRQGITFSIETSLEAKFGSDGLELMPQIVEISDLERLKLILRAIITANTVSELRQIL, encoded by the coding sequence ATGGCAAAACCCGCAGATGTCAGCACAAAAAGGTTAATTAGTCTCGCGCCAGATAACTGGGTACGATGGGTAACACAAATACCTGATCTTGTCGCCAGTGAAATTCTCAACTCTGAATTCCAGTGGATTAGTAGAGAAAGTGATGTTTTGATCCGCGTCCAAAATCCCCAAGGTGAGGAATTTCTTGTTCTCAACGAGCTTCAGTTACGCTATACTTCCAAAATGCCGCGTCGGATGCGTGCTTATGCCGGACTTGCAGAAGAGAAATATGATTTACCAACTTACCCAGTATTAATCAATATTCTCAAGTCTACAAACGCAGAAATTCCCACAACATACACATCAAATGTTGCCGGTTTACAGGTACGTCAAGACTACCGAGTGATTAATTTATGGGAAGTAGACGTAAATATAGCTTTTCAACAACCGTTACCTTCGTTGCTTCCTTTTGTCCCAATTCTCAAAGGTGGAGAAGACGAGTCTACAATTAGAGAAGCCTTACAAATTTTACGAGCCAATGAACAGTTAAACCAACTGGAAACGGTGTTAGCATTTTTTGCTACCTTTGTACTGGAGACGGCGTTAGTTCAAGAGATAATGAGGTGGGATATGGCTGTGTTACATGAGTCGCCTTGGTATCAGGAAATATTACGCGAGGGTGAAGCCCGCGGTGAAACACGCGGACAACGACAAGGAATAACTTTTAGCATTGAAACTAGCTTAGAAGCCAAATTTGGTAGCGATGGTTTGGAATTGATGCCGCAAATTGTCGAAATATCGGATTTAGAACGTTTAAAATTGATTTTACGAGCAATTATCACAGCAAATACAGTTTCAGAATTGCGACAAATACTGTAA
- a CDS encoding DegT/DnrJ/EryC1/StrS aminotransferase family protein yields the protein MIQSVNSIPAFDIKQQYATIEVEVSAAVLAVLASGRYIGGPLVESFEQQFAAYHHVNYCIGCNSGTDALYLALRALEIGQGDEVITTPFTFVATAEVISAVGAKPIFVDIDTDTFNIDLQQVAAAITPKTKAIIPVHLFGQPVDMTALMAIAQAHNLAVIEDCAQATGASWNNQKVGSIGHIGCFSFYPTKNLGGCGDGGAITTNDPELAAKMRVLKEHGQKNRYYYEEVGVNSRLDSLQAAILQIKLRYLDIWNNQRRAIAAYYQQFLSQIPGIVAPQELAGSASVWNQYTIRISSAGRNGASATYRDSVRHQLQEQGVNSMVYYPQPLHLQPVYQTLGYQPGQLPIAELACHEVLSLPMFPELTREQQDQVIYALKDTLG from the coding sequence ATGATCCAAAGTGTAAATTCTATTCCTGCCTTTGATATTAAGCAACAATACGCCACTATTGAAGTAGAAGTGAGTGCAGCCGTTTTAGCAGTTTTAGCTTCTGGGCGTTATATTGGCGGACCTTTAGTGGAAAGTTTTGAGCAACAGTTTGCTGCCTATCACCATGTAAATTATTGTATAGGCTGTAACTCTGGGACTGATGCACTGTACTTAGCTTTACGGGCTTTAGAAATTGGTCAAGGTGATGAAGTTATTACCACACCTTTCACCTTTGTTGCTACAGCCGAAGTTATTAGTGCTGTGGGTGCAAAACCAATTTTTGTTGATATTGACACTGATACTTTTAATATTGATTTGCAGCAAGTAGCCGCAGCTATTACCCCTAAAACTAAAGCTATTATCCCGGTTCACTTATTTGGACAACCTGTGGATATGACAGCACTGATGGCGATCGCACAGGCTCACAATTTAGCAGTGATTGAAGATTGCGCTCAAGCTACAGGTGCAAGTTGGAACAATCAAAAAGTCGGCAGCATCGGACATATTGGTTGCTTTAGTTTCTACCCTACCAAGAATTTAGGCGGTTGTGGGGATGGTGGAGCGATTACCACTAATGATCCTGAATTGGCGGCAAAAATGCGGGTACTCAAGGAACATGGGCAGAAAAATCGCTATTATTATGAAGAAGTTGGTGTAAATAGTCGTTTAGATAGTCTGCAAGCCGCTATTCTGCAAATTAAACTACGTTATCTTGATATTTGGAATAATCAACGACGTGCGATCGCAGCTTATTATCAACAGTTTCTCAGTCAAATTCCCGGTATTGTTGCACCACAAGAATTAGCCGGAAGCGCTAGTGTCTGGAATCAATACACTATTCGTATTTCCAGCGCCGGACGAAATGGTGCTAGCGCCACCTACCGCGACTCAGTGCGTCATCAACTGCAAGAACAGGGAGTAAATTCAATGGTGTACTATCCCCAGCCCTTACATTTGCAGCCCGTTTATCAAACCCTGGGTTATCAACCAGGACAATTACCGATAGCAGAGTTAGCTTGTCACGAGGTTCTATCTTTACCCATGTTCCCAGAATTGACACGAGAACAGCAAGATCAGGTGATTTATGCTTTAAAAGATACTTTGGGGTAA